A stretch of DNA from Anaeromicrobium sediminis:
TTTATTTACTTTTTCTTGCGACAAGTTACATCTTATCACAGTATTTAGGCCTTGTCAAAATCCTTTTTTTTCATTATTCTCCTAATATTACTACTATCCTTCTGCAATTAGGACATAATTCCATATTACCTTTATCAATTCTTTCTATTATTTCTATTGGTAGATCCATGTGACATCCACTACATATGTCATTCTTTGCATAAGCCATTGGCTTAACTTTTTTCTCTTTTATACTATAATATAATTCTAAGTTACCTTTCGGTATAATCCTTTTTATTTCTTCCCTTTCTCTGTTTAAATTGTATAGGTCTTTTTCTAATATTTCCTTTTTATTTTTTCTTTCTTTTAATAATTCATTTATCCTAGCCCCTATATCTTTTGCTTTTTTTACATACTTTCCTAATTCTTCTTCTACCTTTTCCTGGCTCTCAATTCTATCTAACATTCTCCCCGTATAGGCTTCTATACTTTCTTCTAATCTTTTTTCCTTTTCAATTAATAGTTCTAATCCCTTTGTGTCTTTAATTTCTCCGCTGTATAGCTTTTTCTTCATATCCTCTTTTGTGTTTTCCAGTTCTTTTATATGATCTTCTAATAATTTAGACTCAGTTTTATATTTTTTCTGAACAGATTTCATTTTTTCTATATACTTTCTTATCTTTTTATCTTGAATTATATACTTCTTTATATCATCTGCCTTCTCTATTACTTCCAGTTCCTTTTCCTTTTTTAATATATTAATCTCTATCTCTTGAAGCTCAAATAAGTATTTAACCATAAAAATCTCCTCCTTTTATATATACAAAAAGAATAGGCACATGCCTATTCTCATACAGTCTTAAATGGATTAATATTTAATTTGGATACTAAAACTTTCACATCATTATTAAGCTCTTTAGTTAAATATTCAGCCATCAAATCACACATTATATTTTCAGTCTCAAAATGACCAGCATCAATTACACAAATACCTAATTCTTTAGCATTTTGTGCATCATGGTACTTAACATCTCCTGTTATATAAAGATCGCAGCCTAGTGCATGGGCATTGCTAATAAAACTCGCTCCACTACCTGTACATAAAGCAACCTTCTTTATTTTTCTATCCATGTTTCCTACTACTTTTAATGATATAAGTCCAAGTTTATCTTTTATGTTTTTACAAACTTCTTCTAGAGTTGCCTCTTTTATAGTTCCACTTCTACCTAATCCATATTTCAATATGTTGTTTTCTAATTTAAATATATCGTAAGCCACTTCTTCATATGGATGGGATTCAATCATTTTGTTTATAACTTTGTTTAAATCATTTTTAGAAACAATAGTCTCTAATTTAGTTTCTTCTACATATTCTAATCTATCAGCGTCCCCTATAAAAGGCTTAGCTTCCTTTGTAGGCTTAAAAGTTCCCTCTCCTATACTTTGGAAAGTACAGTGACTATATTCCCCTATATGGCCGGCTCCTGCCCTACATATACTATCCATAACTTCATCTTTATGACTTGTAGGCACATATACTATTATTTTGTAATATTCTTCTTTCATAGTAGGTACTAATACTTTTTTATTTTCTAAACCTACTAAGTCTCCCAACAAATCATTAGTTCCGCCATAAGCCACATCTAAGTTTGTATGCATAGCATATACACTAATATTATTTCTTATTAATTTATGAATCATACTTCCTATGGGGTTATCGTTAACTACAGTTTTTAATTTATCAAAAATAAGAGGATGATGAGTTATTATCATATCAACCCTATTTTCTATAGCCTCATTTATAACTTCACTAGTCACTTCTAAAGCCACCAATATAGTATTTATATCACTATTAATATCTCCCACTAAAAGACCCACATTGTCCCATTTCTCCGCTAGCTTTTTAGGAGCTATTCTTTCTATACTTCTTATTAGACTCTTTAACTTTCTAGGCATTTTAGCACCTCTTTAAGCTTTTTTAATTTCTCTTTATGAATTATATACTTCTCATCTTCTTCAAAAGATTTTTGCTTACTTAGATTATATAATAATTTTTCATATTTGGCTATTTTATTTGTAACAAACTCCTTCAACAAAGGATCATTATCT
This window harbors:
- a CDS encoding zinc ribbon domain-containing protein — its product is MVKYLFELQEIEINILKKEKELEVIEKADDIKKYIIQDKKIRKYIEKMKSVQKKYKTESKLLEDHIKELENTKEDMKKKLYSGEIKDTKGLELLIEKEKRLEESIEAYTGRMLDRIESQEKVEEELGKYVKKAKDIGARINELLKERKNKKEILEKDLYNLNREREEIKRIIPKGNLELYYSIKEKKVKPMAYAKNDICSGCHMDLPIEIIERIDKGNMELCPNCRRIVVILGE
- a CDS encoding Nif3-like dinuclear metal center hexameric protein; the encoded protein is MPRKLKSLIRSIERIAPKKLAEKWDNVGLLVGDINSDINTILVALEVTSEVINEAIENRVDMIITHHPLIFDKLKTVVNDNPIGSMIHKLIRNNISVYAMHTNLDVAYGGTNDLLGDLVGLENKKVLVPTMKEEYYKIIVYVPTSHKDEVMDSICRAGAGHIGEYSHCTFQSIGEGTFKPTKEAKPFIGDADRLEYVEETKLETIVSKNDLNKVINKMIESHPYEEVAYDIFKLENNILKYGLGRSGTIKEATLEEVCKNIKDKLGLISLKVVGNMDRKIKKVALCTGSGASFISNAHALGCDLYITGDVKYHDAQNAKELGICVIDAGHFETENIMCDLMAEYLTKELNNDVKVLVSKLNINPFKTV